In a genomic window of Occallatibacter riparius:
- a CDS encoding arabinofuranosidase catalytic domain-containing protein: MNRFVIAFALALVGTAWMSSQQSSKGAPPRPKGPCDIYVAAGDPCVAAHSTTRALYASYKGPLYQVLRQSDGKTLDIGVVEPVAGAHPDGGGYANAAAQDAFCAHTYCWITKVYDQSPKHNDLTQAPRGGFSGPALGGFNNLPLADMAPITIMGHKAYGVFIAPGMGLRQDDPKGTAVDDQAEGQYWVINGLHFNDGCCFDYGNAEIDSRDDDNGTMETTYYGNALPWFHGQPPGPWVMTDQENNLVGCVNEDRTKLCKDLPTVTWRFVTAMAKGEPHHWTSMGGDAHKGELRVMFNGGRVDATYDPMRKQGAILLGNGGDNSNGSQGTFYEGAMTAAGTFPTDATDQAVQANVVAAHYDVPRLMIAPASNVAKPSGLLTFTPGATQNVTVTFTNTTDAPATGLKLGLTTPKQWNAVVEGTAETVKTFPDPIAPGGSVSATFKVTSGAANYNGDLLGEAAWTDSTGGTKQTEKIAAKVRSASAVKINEFRIASGSANPTDSFIELYNAGDKSVDLSNWTLTEHVAQQAIFSAIKIPAGTQLAAHSSYLLGLANSGLAVAARPGDSTIYVRNTKGISAGDTIDLGIGAEQETHKVKSVGTEAGTATTVWQPLPDGPVITIPAGSTNVPVMSTKGFEVGQKIAIGYGATYPAVARGVEHYEVATVTAVGKPGTQAYLAADAPAGSTSIKVTSVADISVGDKIRLDIDSKGHGIETVSVTRVGTQAKHTNLAANASAGATNIKVRNVSDFATGDTITIGTPANHQTVTIGSVGSRGPNGTGIEFSPALEQAHAKDEGVVEPGSGLELAAPLKFSHAANLPFSARGTGITFKPATAFAHSSNEPVRPLGTGIELDQPVAKNHAIDTAVRDAQVKTAGYQGSPEPNQWFGGPELSATYVRFGRVTPINEGNMVLRDGAGLVVDSLNYGGLVDPWASEGYQATSGAHQGGCYVPSPVGTGGSKIPAGITNPSASRFPDGADTDSNCADFTVQSATPGAPNSGAGKAQ; encoded by the coding sequence ATGAATCGTTTCGTGATCGCGTTCGCATTGGCTCTGGTTGGCACGGCATGGATGAGTTCACAGCAGTCGTCAAAGGGCGCTCCGCCGCGGCCGAAGGGGCCGTGCGACATCTACGTGGCTGCCGGCGATCCGTGCGTTGCGGCGCACAGCACCACGCGAGCGCTGTATGCGTCCTACAAGGGACCGCTTTACCAAGTGCTGCGCCAGTCCGACGGCAAGACGCTCGATATCGGCGTGGTGGAACCCGTCGCGGGGGCGCACCCGGATGGCGGCGGATATGCCAATGCGGCCGCACAGGATGCGTTCTGTGCTCATACCTACTGCTGGATCACGAAGGTGTATGACCAGTCGCCCAAGCACAATGACTTGACGCAGGCGCCGCGCGGCGGATTCAGCGGGCCGGCCCTGGGCGGGTTCAACAATCTTCCCCTCGCCGACATGGCGCCGATCACCATCATGGGCCACAAGGCTTATGGCGTGTTCATTGCCCCGGGCATGGGCCTGCGGCAGGACGACCCGAAGGGGACGGCTGTCGACGACCAGGCAGAGGGCCAGTACTGGGTGATCAACGGGCTGCACTTCAACGACGGCTGCTGCTTCGACTATGGCAACGCGGAGATCGACAGCCGCGATGACGACAACGGCACCATGGAAACGACCTACTACGGTAATGCCCTGCCCTGGTTTCACGGGCAGCCTCCAGGGCCGTGGGTGATGACGGACCAGGAAAACAACCTGGTTGGCTGCGTCAACGAAGACCGGACGAAGCTTTGCAAAGACCTGCCCACTGTGACGTGGCGTTTTGTGACCGCAATGGCCAAGGGCGAGCCGCACCACTGGACATCGATGGGCGGCGATGCGCACAAGGGTGAGCTGCGAGTGATGTTCAACGGCGGCCGCGTGGATGCTACGTATGACCCGATGCGAAAGCAGGGCGCAATTCTCCTGGGCAACGGCGGCGACAACAGCAATGGATCGCAGGGCACGTTCTACGAAGGCGCGATGACGGCCGCAGGCACTTTTCCGACCGATGCGACGGATCAGGCCGTGCAGGCGAATGTAGTAGCTGCTCACTATGATGTGCCGCGTCTGATGATCGCGCCGGCTTCCAATGTTGCGAAGCCCTCGGGACTACTGACGTTCACGCCGGGGGCGACGCAGAATGTCACGGTAACCTTCACCAATACGACCGATGCGCCGGCGACTGGTCTGAAACTCGGCCTTACGACGCCGAAGCAGTGGAACGCGGTGGTTGAGGGTACCGCGGAAACAGTAAAGACGTTTCCCGATCCGATTGCGCCGGGTGGAAGCGTGAGCGCGACGTTCAAAGTTACATCAGGGGCTGCGAACTACAACGGCGACTTGCTCGGCGAGGCTGCGTGGACAGATTCGACCGGCGGTACGAAGCAAACCGAGAAGATTGCCGCCAAGGTCCGGAGCGCGAGCGCGGTGAAGATCAACGAATTTCGGATTGCGTCGGGGTCAGCGAATCCTACGGACTCGTTCATCGAGCTCTATAACGCGGGCGACAAAAGTGTCGACCTCTCCAACTGGACTCTGACCGAGCACGTCGCGCAGCAGGCCATCTTCTCCGCGATCAAGATACCCGCGGGAACGCAACTGGCGGCTCACAGCTCCTACCTTCTCGGGCTTGCGAACTCCGGGCTGGCAGTGGCTGCGCGGCCGGGTGATTCCACGATTTATGTACGGAACACGAAGGGGATTTCAGCCGGCGATACCATCGACCTGGGGATTGGCGCAGAACAGGAGACGCACAAGGTCAAGAGTGTGGGAACAGAAGCCGGCACCGCCACGACGGTGTGGCAGCCCTTGCCCGATGGCCCGGTGATCACGATTCCAGCAGGTTCAACCAATGTGCCGGTGATGAGCACGAAGGGCTTTGAGGTTGGGCAGAAGATCGCGATTGGCTACGGCGCCACGTATCCCGCAGTAGCCAGAGGAGTGGAGCACTACGAGGTGGCCACAGTGACGGCTGTCGGCAAGCCGGGCACCCAGGCCTACCTGGCCGCAGATGCGCCTGCGGGCTCGACCAGTATCAAGGTGACGTCTGTTGCGGACATCTCCGTAGGCGACAAGATCAGGCTCGATATCGACAGTAAGGGCCACGGGATTGAGACTGTGTCGGTGACTCGCGTCGGTACCCAAGCGAAACATACTAATCTGGCGGCGAATGCCAGCGCGGGCGCAACCAACATCAAGGTGCGGAACGTGAGCGATTTTGCTACGGGCGACACCATCACCATCGGCACTCCCGCAAACCATCAAACGGTCACGATTGGCTCTGTCGGCAGCCGCGGACCGAACGGAACCGGCATCGAGTTTTCTCCTGCGCTGGAGCAGGCCCATGCGAAAGACGAGGGGGTGGTGGAGCCGGGCAGCGGTCTGGAGCTCGCAGCGCCGTTGAAGTTCAGCCATGCCGCGAATCTTCCGTTCAGCGCGCGAGGGACGGGAATCACGTTCAAGCCAGCGACTGCGTTTGCGCATTCCAGCAACGAACCTGTGCGGCCGCTTGGCACCGGCATTGAGCTCGATCAGCCTGTGGCAAAGAATCATGCGATCGACACAGCAGTTCGCGATGCGCAGGTGAAGACGGCGGGATATCAGGGCAGCCCGGAGCCCAATCAGTGGTTCGGTGGGCCGGAGTTGAGCGCGACGTATGTGCGGTTCGGCCGCGTCACTCCGATCAATGAAGGCAACATGGTGCTGCGCGATGGCGCTGGCCTGGTGGTCGACAGCCTCAACTACGGCGGGCTCGTCGATCCATGGGCATCGGAGGGTTACCAAGCTACTTCGGGCGCGCACCAGGGCGGTTGCTACGTTCCATCGCCTGTGGGGACGGGCGGATCGAAGATTCCGGCGGGCATCACCAATCCCAGTGCGAGCCGTTTTCCTGACGGAGCGGACACGGACAGTAACTGCGCTGATTTCACGGTGCAGTCGGCGACGCCTGGCGCGCCGAATAGCGGTGCCGGCAAAGCGCAGTGA
- a CDS encoding helix-turn-helix domain-containing protein, translating to MDMGHKFPTVWNQLADTMYLNHLPTAEVRISNVAPFSFARLRSDRGLPEIARPTTGESGYIVPVQLAAIPYIEQFFGKRKVSSGSYPTGGVSAIDLRDEPAVLLPHAFDTVIVYVTHGALADIAYEHRSPPVEQLRGTHGHPDPIVYHLAKTLSASLEHPRHASKIFLDHVLHALNCHLVSSYGGVKTSAAQFRGGLSTALMRRAKELLEANLDGNIPLRHLAEACGLSTSHYTRAFKETFRKPPHRWLIERRIDRAKDLMTNSHLPIADIAIQCGFADQSALNRSFRRIHGISPGQWRRATTRERGSASPRTDYSDRSAASGSTRTARRAGR from the coding sequence ATGGATATGGGCCACAAATTTCCGACGGTGTGGAACCAACTCGCCGACACGATGTATCTCAATCATCTGCCAACGGCTGAAGTCAGAATTTCAAACGTTGCGCCGTTCTCGTTTGCTCGGCTCAGAAGCGACCGCGGCCTCCCCGAGATTGCACGGCCGACCACAGGTGAGAGCGGCTATATAGTTCCGGTACAACTTGCAGCTATACCTTACATCGAGCAATTCTTTGGCAAACGGAAGGTTTCGAGTGGTTCTTATCCGACCGGCGGGGTAAGCGCAATCGATCTGCGCGATGAACCTGCAGTTCTCCTCCCCCATGCCTTCGACACGGTAATCGTGTATGTCACTCACGGCGCGTTGGCAGATATCGCCTATGAGCATCGTTCACCACCAGTCGAACAATTGCGTGGGACTCACGGGCATCCGGATCCGATTGTTTATCACCTGGCAAAGACCCTCAGTGCTTCGCTTGAGCACCCCCGTCACGCCTCAAAGATCTTCCTGGATCACGTGTTGCATGCCTTGAATTGTCATCTGGTCTCCTCCTATGGCGGCGTGAAAACATCTGCTGCGCAATTCAGAGGTGGGCTCTCAACGGCACTCATGCGGCGAGCGAAAGAATTGCTCGAAGCGAACCTCGACGGCAACATCCCCCTTCGGCATCTTGCGGAGGCATGTGGCTTATCGACGAGTCATTATACGCGGGCCTTCAAAGAAACATTTCGCAAACCACCGCATCGGTGGTTGATTGAACGCCGCATTGACCGGGCGAAGGATCTCATGACAAATAGTCACCTCCCCATCGCTGACATCGCCATTCAGTGTGGCTTTGCCGATCAGTCTGCACTCAATCGTTCCTTCAGACGAATTCACGGAATCAGTCCCGGCCAGTGGCGACGCGCGACGACTCGTGAAAGAGGCTCGGCGTCACCCCGGACTGACTACTCTGACCGTAGCGCTGCCAGCGGCTCAACCCGCACAGCACGGCGTGCGGGAAGATAG
- a CDS encoding ABC transporter permease: protein MRVFDNSLWDAMRARWSALRHRSAMRRELGEELHAHIQHRADDLERGGMSRVEAERQARVEFGGFEHYREESHSAQGWHWAEALLRDVRFGLRVLMKSPSFTAAAVITLALGIGANTALFTLVRGILLRPLPVRAGHRLVVVWDSNPGVGLSRVGPSGQDYLDWKEQGLHSFEDLFLFEHGTGTVTGNGDPEQLAGLRVTTNFGDFFGIVPVVGRTFLPEEKSARHTLAVLSYRYWKRKYQGNAAVCGQSMTLNGENYTIIGVLPASFDEMFPVDVVVPFDDGWVRRADSDLGVLGRLRPGVTVSQASAEMNQTMARVVRQRPERKGFGTVMVLLESVRMEYIRPALLVLQCAVAFILILACANVANLMLSRGTSRRQEIAVRISLGATRKQIVRQFLVESSLLAMLGGMLGLGLAWVSMHLWARYGPAQIPVPNAAYEVTLPAVHLGGSEVVFALVVSLATGILFGLIAPLRLFTGNTQDALKNGGRGTIGAVRGRGTRAVLVVVEGALALVLVVGASLMIKSFSRLLAVNPGFDANRLLTLRIKLSADAAGSAYRDPAKRAAAFHDFLEQVRGVPGVESAAFTEIVPLSQDDMDRGPFVIEEKPMGDVKPSADYRDISPGYFETMRIPLLQGRSLTEEDDAQHPRVVVIDQTLAREYFGTENPIGKHVVLPYGSRVPRMVVGVVGAVHDSSLSGASEATIYFPYMQGPNQTMSMVVRTAQPEDVVLPGIRNAILSVDRNQPVFEERPMAEIMGNVTSAPRMAFILLDVLALVALVLAAVGIYGVTSYHVGQRTQEVGVRLTFGATPEGILRMLVRQATTLTLAGVGAGLVCALLMTRLMSSLLYGVSSTDPVIFVGGAALVTLVATIACYLPARRAVRVEPLAALRSE, encoded by the coding sequence ATGAGGGTCTTCGACAACTCGCTCTGGGATGCAATGCGGGCACGCTGGTCGGCGCTTCGGCACCGCTCGGCAATGAGGAGAGAACTGGGCGAAGAGCTGCACGCGCATATTCAGCATCGCGCGGACGATCTGGAGCGCGGCGGGATGTCGCGGGTGGAAGCGGAGCGGCAGGCGCGGGTGGAATTTGGCGGGTTCGAGCACTACCGGGAAGAATCGCATTCGGCGCAGGGATGGCACTGGGCGGAAGCGCTCTTGCGGGATGTGCGGTTTGGGCTGCGGGTCCTGATGAAGTCGCCGTCGTTTACGGCGGCCGCAGTGATTACGCTGGCGCTGGGGATTGGCGCGAATACGGCGCTGTTCACGCTGGTGCGGGGCATTCTTCTGCGGCCGTTGCCGGTGCGCGCGGGGCATCGGCTGGTGGTGGTGTGGGACAGCAATCCGGGAGTGGGGTTGAGCCGGGTAGGGCCGAGCGGGCAGGATTACCTGGACTGGAAAGAGCAGGGGCTGCACTCATTTGAGGATCTGTTTCTGTTCGAGCACGGCACGGGCACGGTGACGGGAAATGGGGATCCGGAGCAGCTGGCCGGGCTGCGCGTGACCACCAACTTTGGAGATTTCTTCGGAATTGTGCCGGTGGTGGGAAGGACGTTTCTGCCAGAGGAGAAGAGTGCGCGGCACACGCTGGCGGTGCTGAGTTATCGCTACTGGAAGAGGAAGTATCAGGGCAATGCGGCCGTTTGCGGGCAGAGCATGACGTTGAACGGCGAGAACTACACGATTATCGGAGTGCTGCCGGCGTCCTTCGATGAGATGTTTCCGGTGGATGTGGTGGTTCCGTTTGACGATGGATGGGTGCGGAGGGCCGATTCCGATCTAGGCGTTTTGGGAAGACTGCGGCCGGGGGTTACGGTAAGCCAGGCATCGGCTGAGATGAACCAGACGATGGCGCGCGTGGTGCGGCAGCGGCCGGAGCGCAAGGGGTTCGGCACGGTGATGGTGCTGCTGGAGTCGGTACGGATGGAGTACATTCGGCCGGCGCTGCTGGTGCTGCAGTGCGCGGTGGCGTTCATTCTGATCCTTGCGTGCGCGAATGTGGCGAACCTGATGCTGTCGCGCGGGACGAGCAGACGGCAGGAGATTGCTGTGCGGATTTCGCTGGGAGCCACGAGGAAGCAGATCGTGAGGCAATTCCTGGTGGAGAGTTCCCTGCTTGCAATGCTCGGAGGGATGCTGGGGCTTGGACTGGCGTGGGTCAGCATGCACTTGTGGGCGCGGTATGGGCCAGCGCAGATTCCTGTTCCGAACGCCGCGTATGAAGTGACATTGCCGGCAGTGCATCTGGGGGGAAGCGAGGTTGTGTTCGCGCTGGTTGTGTCGCTGGCGACGGGGATTCTGTTTGGGTTGATTGCGCCGCTGCGACTGTTTACGGGCAATACGCAGGATGCGCTAAAGAACGGCGGGCGCGGAACGATTGGGGCAGTGCGCGGACGTGGAACGCGCGCCGTGCTGGTGGTGGTCGAAGGAGCGCTGGCGCTGGTGCTGGTGGTAGGTGCTTCGCTGATGATCAAGAGCTTTTCGCGGTTGCTGGCGGTGAATCCCGGGTTTGATGCGAACAGGCTTTTGACGCTGCGGATCAAGTTGTCAGCGGACGCGGCGGGTTCTGCTTATCGCGATCCAGCGAAGCGAGCCGCGGCGTTCCATGATTTCCTAGAGCAGGTTCGCGGGGTGCCCGGCGTGGAGTCTGCCGCGTTCACGGAGATTGTGCCGCTGAGCCAGGACGATATGGATCGCGGGCCGTTCGTGATCGAGGAGAAGCCGATGGGGGACGTGAAGCCGTCAGCAGATTATAGGGATATCAGTCCCGGATATTTTGAGACGATGCGGATTCCTTTGCTGCAGGGGCGGAGTTTGACGGAGGAAGATGACGCACAGCATCCGCGAGTGGTGGTAATCGATCAGACACTGGCGCGGGAGTATTTCGGGACGGAGAACCCGATAGGAAAGCATGTGGTGCTACCGTACGGCTCACGTGTTCCGCGGATGGTGGTGGGGGTGGTGGGCGCGGTGCATGACTCGTCGCTGAGCGGGGCTTCAGAGGCCACGATCTACTTCCCGTATATGCAGGGTCCGAACCAGACGATGAGCATGGTGGTGCGAACAGCACAGCCGGAGGACGTTGTTCTGCCGGGAATTCGGAATGCGATTCTGTCGGTGGATAGGAATCAGCCGGTGTTCGAAGAGAGGCCGATGGCGGAGATCATGGGGAATGTGACTTCGGCTCCGCGAATGGCTTTTATTCTCCTGGACGTTCTGGCGCTGGTGGCGCTGGTTCTGGCGGCAGTGGGAATCTATGGCGTGACTTCGTATCACGTAGGACAGCGGACGCAGGAGGTTGGAGTTCGGCTCACGTTTGGGGCGACGCCCGAGGGGATTCTGCGCATGCTGGTGCGGCAGGCGACGACGCTGACGCTGGCCGGCGTGGGGGCTGGGCTGGTTTGCGCGTTGCTGATGACGCGGCTGATGTCGAGCCTCCTTTATGGAGTGAGCAGCACGGATCCGGTCATCTTCGTGGGAGGAGCGGCGCTGGTTACGCTGGTGGCGACGATCGCATGCTATCTTCCCGCACGCCGTGCTGTGCGGGTTGAGCCGCTGGCAGCGCTACGGTCAGAGTAG
- a CDS encoding alpha/beta hydrolase, protein MKSMIAFLRRGAILTALILAASALQSSAQKQVPAIKNIILVHGAWADGSSWAKVIPILQERGFQVTAVQLSLATLDNDVAITKRAIALADGPVLLVGHSYGGAVISEAGNDPKVAGLVFVAAFAPDTNESSLSLLQEGPPPPIANELRPDSSGFVKLTERGVLEDFAQQLTPKEREILFATQGPAAYAALNTSLAGSPAWRSKPDWYIVAADDRAIPPDLERTMAQRMGAVTITLPSCHVPMLAEPEEVARFIVRAASGDQGK, encoded by the coding sequence ATGAAATCGATGATCGCGTTCCTCAGACGTGGCGCCATTCTCACGGCGCTTATTCTCGCCGCAAGCGCTCTGCAATCATCCGCGCAGAAACAAGTGCCTGCGATCAAGAACATCATTCTTGTGCATGGCGCATGGGCAGACGGATCGAGCTGGGCCAAAGTGATTCCGATTCTGCAAGAGCGAGGTTTTCAGGTTACGGCAGTACAACTCTCGCTGGCCACTCTTGACAACGACGTAGCGATCACGAAGCGTGCTATCGCGCTCGCAGATGGACCGGTGCTTCTGGTTGGCCATTCTTATGGCGGAGCGGTGATCTCCGAGGCCGGGAACGATCCGAAGGTCGCGGGACTTGTTTTTGTGGCTGCATTCGCGCCGGATACGAATGAATCATCTTTGTCTCTTCTGCAAGAGGGCCCTCCGCCTCCGATTGCGAATGAACTTCGGCCCGACAGTTCGGGCTTCGTCAAGTTAACCGAAAGGGGAGTTTTAGAGGATTTCGCACAGCAGCTTACCCCGAAGGAGAGGGAGATCCTCTTTGCCACCCAGGGACCTGCGGCGTATGCCGCATTGAACACGTCTCTCGCTGGATCTCCGGCGTGGAGAAGCAAACCGGACTGGTACATCGTGGCCGCCGACGATCGCGCCATCCCGCCAGATCTGGAGCGCACAATGGCCCAGCGCATGGGAGCAGTCACCATAACCCTTCCGTCCTGCCACGTACCTATGCTGGCGGAACCTGAAGAAGTGGCGAGATTCATTGTTCGTGCGGCTTCAGGTGATCAAGGAAAGTGA
- a CDS encoding PadR family transcriptional regulator, with product MGDQAQLLPGTLDLLILRAVSLGPLHGYGILLRIAQISGQALMVEQGALYPGLFRLVRQGLLKAEWGVSEANRRAKFYELTAAGRKRLKDETESWNRLVAAIASALAAQPGEI from the coding sequence GTGGGTGATCAGGCGCAGCTTCTTCCGGGGACTCTCGATCTGCTGATTTTGCGGGCAGTGTCGCTTGGTCCATTGCATGGATATGGCATTTTGCTGCGCATTGCGCAGATTTCAGGACAGGCCCTGATGGTGGAGCAGGGGGCGCTGTATCCGGGGCTGTTTCGGCTGGTTCGCCAGGGGCTGCTGAAGGCGGAGTGGGGCGTGTCTGAGGCAAATCGGCGGGCCAAGTTCTACGAGCTGACGGCGGCGGGACGGAAACGGCTGAAGGATGAAACGGAAAGCTGGAATCGGCTGGTGGCGGCCATTGCGAGTGCGCTTGCGGCGCAACCGGGGGAGATATGA
- the asnB gene encoding asparagine synthase (glutamine-hydrolyzing) — protein sequence MCGIVGVYSRREPVSPAALERATNSLYHRGPDGQRHWISPDRRVGLGHTRLSIIDLATGDQPLSSEDNRTHVVVNGEFYGYESIRHDLQQRGHHLATKADSEIALHLYEELGPHCLEHLRGESALVLWDENRRRLFAARDRFGIKPLFYAWHNDKLYLASEVKALFAAGVPARWDEESVFHSVAFGGHQMRTLYDGVFQVPPGYYMLVTDKHVQLNQYWDFNYPRRDQALAARSDADYIAEFRHAIDEAVRIRLRADVPVGVYLSGGLDSCSVLGLAARHHPDPIKAFTLTFEDAAYDEGPIAREMAALAGAEFHAIPINQRNLADNFADAIAQTETVCINAHGVAKYLLSKAVRDAGYKVVITGEGSDEILGGYPHFRRDMLLYNREGQSEAAINELLRWLDEHNTVSRGLLLPDGEIGDLSAVKRVLGYVPSWIETFSSRAVKVRPLFAPDFHQRYGHREGEYNILDDTNVLTQLRGRDPIHQSLYLWSKTVMAGYILTMLGDRMEMAHSIEGRVPFLDHKLVDVIVSQPVHMKIRGMTEKFVLREAVRDVITDTVYRRQKHPFLSPPATVHPDGTFQTFVQDTLRGETLRSMPFFDQKAIVSLLDRLPSMDVGARTANDQILMHIVSMCVLQDRLGVATSPAAEAQAEIPLEVGVPAD from the coding sequence ATGTGCGGAATCGTCGGAGTCTATTCGCGTCGCGAACCCGTTTCTCCCGCTGCGCTTGAGCGTGCCACCAACAGCCTTTATCACCGCGGACCTGACGGCCAGCGTCACTGGATCTCCCCTGATCGCCGGGTCGGCCTCGGCCACACGCGCCTCAGCATCATCGACCTCGCCACCGGTGACCAGCCCCTCTCCAGCGAAGACAACCGCACGCACGTCGTCGTCAACGGCGAGTTCTACGGCTACGAGAGCATCCGCCACGACCTCCAGCAGCGCGGCCACCATCTCGCCACCAAAGCCGACAGCGAAATCGCCCTCCACCTCTACGAAGAACTAGGCCCCCACTGCCTCGAGCATCTGCGCGGCGAGTCCGCCCTCGTCCTCTGGGATGAAAACCGCCGCCGCCTCTTCGCCGCCCGCGACCGCTTCGGCATCAAGCCGCTCTTCTACGCCTGGCACAACGACAAGCTCTACCTCGCATCCGAAGTCAAAGCCCTCTTCGCCGCCGGCGTTCCCGCGCGCTGGGATGAAGAAAGCGTCTTCCATTCCGTGGCCTTTGGCGGCCACCAGATGCGCACCCTCTACGACGGGGTCTTCCAGGTCCCGCCCGGCTACTACATGCTTGTCACCGACAAGCATGTCCAGCTCAACCAGTACTGGGACTTCAACTATCCCCGCCGCGACCAGGCCCTCGCCGCGCGCTCTGACGCCGACTACATCGCTGAATTCCGCCACGCCATTGATGAAGCTGTGCGCATCCGCCTCCGTGCGGACGTTCCCGTAGGCGTCTATCTCTCCGGCGGACTCGACTCCTGCTCGGTCCTCGGTCTCGCCGCCCGCCACCATCCCGACCCCATCAAGGCCTTCACCCTCACCTTTGAAGACGCAGCCTACGACGAGGGTCCCATTGCCCGCGAGATGGCCGCCCTTGCCGGCGCTGAGTTCCACGCCATCCCCATCAACCAGCGCAACCTCGCCGACAACTTCGCCGACGCCATCGCCCAGACTGAAACCGTCTGCATCAACGCCCATGGTGTCGCCAAATACCTGCTCAGCAAGGCCGTCCGCGATGCCGGATACAAGGTCGTCATAACCGGCGAGGGCTCCGACGAAATCCTCGGCGGCTACCCGCACTTCCGCCGTGACATGCTTCTCTACAACCGCGAAGGCCAGAGCGAAGCCGCCATCAACGAACTCCTGCGCTGGCTCGACGAGCACAACACCGTCAGCCGCGGCCTCCTTCTCCCCGACGGCGAAATCGGCGATCTCAGCGCGGTCAAGCGCGTCCTCGGCTACGTCCCCTCGTGGATCGAGACATTCTCCTCGCGCGCCGTCAAAGTCCGTCCGCTCTTCGCCCCCGACTTCCACCAGCGCTACGGCCACCGCGAAGGCGAATACAACATCCTCGATGACACCAACGTCCTCACGCAGCTTCGCGGCCGCGACCCCATCCACCAGTCGCTCTACCTGTGGTCTAAAACCGTCATGGCAGGCTACATCCTCACCATGCTCGGCGACCGCATGGAGATGGCCCACTCCATCGAAGGCCGCGTCCCATTCCTCGATCACAAGCTAGTCGACGTCATCGTTTCGCAGCCTGTACACATGAAGATCCGCGGCATGACAGAGAAGTTCGTCCTCCGCGAAGCGGTCCGCGACGTCATCACTGACACGGTCTACCGCCGCCAGAAGCACCCGTTCCTCAGCCCACCCGCGACGGTCCACCCTGACGGCACCTTCCAGACCTTCGTCCAGGACACGCTGCGCGGCGAAACCCTCCGCTCCATGCCCTTCTTCGATCAGAAGGCCATCGTGTCCCTTCTCGACCGCCTCCCCAGCATGGACGTAGGCGCCCGCACCGCCAACGACCAGATCCTCATGCACATCGTCAGCATGTGCGTCCTCCAGGACCGCCTCGGCGTCGCAACCAGCCCCGCCGCCGAAGCGCAAGCCGAAATCCCGCTGGAGGTCGGCGTCCCCGCAGACTGA
- a CDS encoding RNA 2'-phosphotransferase, producing MAISKTEQVRVSKFLSLVLRHQPDAAGVTLDEAGWCAVDALLQGCTSHCYEISRDDLARVVEQNDKKRFQFSEDGARIRAVQGHSLDVDLDYQAQTPPEVLYHGTATRFLDSIKQQGLLKMSRQFVHLSATHETALKVGERHGKPVVLGVRAGEMHRSGTPFYRAANGVWLVDAVPPVYLRFPETTR from the coding sequence GTGGCCATCAGTAAGACAGAGCAGGTTCGCGTCAGCAAGTTCCTCAGCCTCGTTCTGAGGCATCAGCCCGACGCGGCAGGTGTCACTCTCGATGAAGCAGGCTGGTGCGCCGTTGATGCGTTGCTACAAGGATGCACATCGCACTGCTATGAGATATCGCGCGACGACCTCGCGAGAGTTGTGGAGCAAAACGACAAGAAGCGCTTCCAGTTCTCAGAGGACGGTGCTCGCATTCGCGCCGTGCAGGGACACAGTCTTGACGTCGACCTCGACTACCAGGCGCAGACGCCTCCCGAAGTGCTTTACCACGGCACCGCGACCCGCTTCCTCGATTCCATCAAGCAACAGGGATTGCTCAAAATGTCCCGCCAGTTCGTTCACTTGTCTGCGACCCACGAGACCGCGCTGAAGGTGGGCGAGCGCCATGGCAAGCCCGTCGTTCTTGGAGTTCGTGCGGGCGAAATGCATCGCTCCGGTACGCCGTTTTACAGGGCTGCGAATGGAGTCTGGCTCGTCGACGCGGTGCCACCGGTGTACCTGCGATTCCCCGAGACAACCAGATAG